In the genome of Variovorax sp. PAMC26660, the window CCAGCAGGCCGATCACGGCCCACAGCGCCTTGGGCGACTTGCTCGCTTGCTGCCCCGGCGGGGGATTGAGCGGTGTCGTCGAGTCCATGAAAAAGTCCCTTTCTGTCCGAGGCTGGATGCATCGGAACCCATCAGGGAGCATGGCCGAGGCCGGCGCGTTGTCAATCCGCCGGCGTCCTACACAGCCTGCCGGCCGTCACACCATGTCAGTCGATCTTCGCGCCCGACGCCTTCACCACCGCGCCCATCGCGTCCCAGTCGGCGCGCAGCAGTTTCTGGAATTCTTCCGGGCTCTGGCTGCGCGGCTCCACGCCCAGGCGCTTGAAGCGCTCCTGGATCGCCGGGTCGGCCAGCACCTTGTTGGCCGCGATGTTGATGCGCTCGACCTCGGCCTTGGGCGTGCCGGCCGGCGCGAGCAAACCGATCCACGAATCGAAGGCGTAGCCCGGCAGGCCGCTTTCGGCCACGGTCGGCAGCTTCGGCAGGAAGGGGCTGCGCGACTGGCCGGTAGAGGCCAGCAGCTTCACGCGTGCATCGTCCTGGAAGCCGATGACACCGATGCTCGACGAGATCACGGCCTGCACGCGGCCCGCGAGCACTTCGTTGACGGCCTCGCCGGTCGATTTGGTGGGGATGTGCGTCATCTGCAGGCCCGCCTTGGCAAGAAAGGACGCCATCGCGAGGTGCGTGGCGCTGCCGTTGCCGGCCGAGGCGTAGTTGTACTT includes:
- a CDS encoding tripartite tricarboxylate transporter substrate-binding protein; translation: MPSTLFSRRSLCALATAAALCAFAPAHAQQRVLHIVVPFGTGAVQDTVARAFNNELGTALNASAIVENRAGAGGTVGAAIVARAPGDGNTLLLAAASHSIAGFLYNKLSYDPLKDFVGVANVGNAGYVLAVTSGLNVSNTADFIKEVKAHPGKYNYASAGNGSATHLAMASFLAKAGLQMTHIPTKSTGEAVNEVLAGRVQAVISSSIGVIGFQDDARVKLLASTGQSRSPFLPKLPTVAESGLPGYAFDSWIGLLAPAGTPKAEVERINIAANKVLADPAIQERFKRLGVEPRSQSPEEFQKLLRADWDAMGAVVKASGAKID